One part of the Spirochaetota bacterium genome encodes these proteins:
- a CDS encoding O-antigen ligase family protein, with product MFKKEVAIFIKKYPTEIMGIYFSIVFCLLALVSLFIQPIDNIVTIPLPLAITVFTLLLSGLISIYLYANYSEIKAWRKFAELFIMLAAICASLSDGFWIFLTVATIIIIAGNIYEKTLILDNTIIYGWLGMLGISMISSFFAVESRVMSFWATFGLVLYTCFFIAVYNQNFIRERGTEFVQRIGILLSFSIISTVIFSLWHYNMPYYIDVLIFRFQASTGTDSLGMASIYGNWPTHSSAFLSLAFWVLIGIRSTYNLSKTRKIIINSGIIFSFIGTLATLSRNAFLFLGISIGMSLLILIIQKKQKRWFFFLLGIGSVFLGILYYLVTHFQKWRELFTNPLQQFTIASRIDQYQFGIEQIQQNDNFLIGIGLMNFGPFYQRMMNDINLSDYLHQLFLSIILEIGYIGIIIFLFLLYLIGRQIILNYRANNNNMIFLVVFFSWLATGIFDNWLYFIWSSTLFMILIALGSNNNNNKSIKFN from the coding sequence ATGTTTAAAAAAGAAGTTGCAATATTTATTAAAAAATATCCTACAGAAATTATGGGTATTTATTTTTCTATTGTTTTTTGCTTACTAGCTTTGGTTTCATTATTTATTCAGCCTATAGATAATATTGTAACCATTCCTTTACCTTTAGCTATTACTGTTTTTACACTTTTATTATCAGGATTGATTTCTATTTATTTGTATGCAAATTATTCTGAAATAAAAGCTTGGAGAAAATTTGCTGAATTATTTATCATGCTAGCTGCAATATGCGCTTCTTTGTCAGATGGATTTTGGATATTTTTGACAGTTGCTACTATCATTATTATTGCGGGAAATATATATGAGAAAACATTAATATTAGATAATACTATTATTTATGGGTGGTTAGGGATGCTAGGGATTTCTATGATTTCTTCTTTTTTTGCTGTTGAATCTCGCGTGATGTCTTTTTGGGCTACTTTTGGTTTGGTATTATATACTTGTTTTTTTATAGCTGTATACAATCAAAATTTTATTCGAGAACGAGGTACAGAATTTGTGCAACGAATAGGGATATTATTATCATTTTCTATTATTAGTACGGTGATTTTTTCTTTATGGCATTATAACATGCCTTATTATATTGATGTATTAATTTTTAGATTCCAAGCCAGTACAGGCACAGATTCTTTAGGGATGGCTTCTATTTATGGTAATTGGCCAACACACTCCAGTGCTTTTTTGAGTTTAGCTTTTTGGGTATTAATAGGTATTCGATCTACATATAATTTATCAAAAACAAGAAAAATTATTATTAATAGTGGTATCATTTTTTCTTTTATTGGTACTTTAGCGACTTTATCACGTAATGCTTTTTTATTTTTAGGGATCTCTATTGGGATGAGCTTGTTAATTTTGATCATCCAAAAAAAGCAAAAACGATGGTTTTTTTTCTTACTAGGAATAGGAAGTGTTTTTTTAGGAATACTTTATTATCTTGTAACACATTTCCAAAAATGGAGAGAACTATTTACCAATCCTTTGCAACAATTTACAATAGCGTCAAGAATAGATCAATATCAATTTGGTATAGAACAAATACAACAAAATGATAATTTTCTCATAGGAATAGGATTGATGAATTTTGGCCCTTTCTATCAACGAATGATGAATGATATTAACTTATCAGATTATTTACATCAATTGTTTTTATCTATAATCTTAGAGATTGGTTATATAGGAATTATAATATTTCTATTTTTACTTTATCTAATAGGTAGACAAATTATTTTGAATTATCGAGCTAATAACAATAATATGATATTTCTTGTGGTATTTTTTTCATGGTTAGCTACGGGAATATTTGACAACTGGCTTTATTTTATATGGTCTTCCACTTTATTTATGATATTGATAGCATTAGGATCAAATAATAATAATAATAAAAGTATAAAATTTAATTAA
- a CDS encoding AAA family ATPase: MNITFTGTHGIGKTTLATWLATTLNMSYIPEFAREFLEQGFQINSPEDFIDFETQILMKKIESEKTALSLGKGMVSDRSYMDYTVYLKNGLSRFPYELIKDLKIKDQKVIHFFNDYESSCREHNEIYDIIFFLTPFSEFISPEFDYREKNPFATNIIQDLLFNEYREEINTNRVVIIKEKDLLKRQSLIIQTLKKRGFLI; encoded by the coding sequence ATGAATATTACTTTTACAGGCACGCATGGAATAGGCAAAACAACCTTGGCAACTTGGTTGGCAACCACTTTAAATATGTCCTATATTCCAGAATTCGCTCGTGAATTTTTAGAACAAGGTTTTCAAATTAATTCTCCAGAAGATTTTATTGATTTTGAAACCCAAATATTAATGAAAAAAATAGAAAGTGAAAAAACTGCTTTAAGTTTGGGAAAGGGAATGGTTTCTGATAGGTCATATATGGATTATACGGTTTATCTCAAAAATGGCTTATCTCGTTTTCCTTATGAATTGATAAAAGATTTGAAGATTAAGGATCAAAAAGTTATTCATTTTTTTAATGATTATGAAAGTTCTTGTAGAGAACATAATGAAATCTATGATATAATTTTTTTTTTAACACCTTTTTCAGAATTTATTTCTCCAGAATTTGATTATAGAGAAAAAAATCCCTTTGCAACTAATATTATTCAAGATCTTTTATTTAATGAATATAGAGAAGAAATAAATACTAATAGAGTAGTAATAATCAAAGAAAAAGATTTACTTAAGCGTCAAAGCTTAATTATTCAAACACTGAAAAAAAGAGGATTTCTTATATAA
- a CDS encoding sigma-54-dependent Fis family transcriptional regulator, whose amino-acid sequence MAKKMILVIDDEENIRSGIVFALQEEGYTVQSAENGEQGLEKLNLFLPDLVICDVKMHGIDGIEFLTQAKKKHPMIPIIMLTGHAGLDDAINAMKIGAYDFLTKPVHLEKLFLLIQRALSSTKSQQHSKELEHRLDQRKGFKDIIGNSPQINKMIDILKQVSPTDATVLLLGESGVGKEVFANAIHENSERINGPFVKVHCAALPETLLESELFGHEKGAFTGATTKRQGRFERADGGTIFLDEIGDISPHVQVKLLRVLQEREFERVGGEETITVDIRIITATNKNLEQAVKNGTFREDLYYRLNVVEITIPPLRERTEDIPKLSIEFLQRITKKYNKNIIEFSPEVLNIFLKYPWPGNIRELQNAIETAVVLSNTTIITKDFLPQHLNTL is encoded by the coding sequence ATGGCAAAAAAAATGATTTTAGTCATTGATGATGAAGAAAATATTCGTAGTGGTATTGTTTTTGCCTTACAAGAAGAAGGATATACTGTTCAAAGTGCTGAAAATGGTGAGCAAGGATTAGAAAAATTAAATTTATTTTTGCCAGATTTGGTAATTTGTGATGTTAAAATGCACGGAATAGATGGTATTGAATTTTTAACTCAAGCAAAAAAAAAACATCCTATGATTCCTATTATTATGCTTACAGGACATGCTGGTTTAGATGATGCTATTAATGCTATGAAAATTGGTGCTTATGATTTTTTAACCAAACCAGTACACTTAGAAAAATTATTTCTATTAATACAAAGAGCCTTATCTTCTACTAAAAGTCAACAGCATTCAAAAGAACTCGAACATAGGCTAGATCAACGAAAAGGATTTAAAGATATCATTGGTAATTCCCCTCAAATAAACAAAATGATTGACATTCTCAAGCAAGTTTCTCCAACAGATGCTACTGTTTTATTATTAGGAGAAAGTGGCGTAGGCAAAGAAGTGTTTGCTAATGCCATACATGAAAACAGTGAAAGAATTAACGGACCTTTCGTTAAAGTACATTGTGCAGCCTTACCTGAAACATTACTAGAAAGTGAATTATTTGGACATGAAAAGGGGGCTTTTACAGGTGCTACAACAAAAAGACAAGGTAGATTTGAAAGAGCTGATGGTGGTACTATTTTTTTAGATGAAATCGGTGATATTAGTCCCCATGTACAAGTCAAACTACTCCGTGTATTGCAGGAAAGAGAGTTTGAGAGAGTTGGTGGAGAAGAGACTATCACTGTCGATATCCGTATTATCACCGCAACCAATAAAAATCTTGAACAAGCGGTTAAAAATGGAACTTTTAGAGAGGATCTTTATTATCGATTAAATGTGGTTGAAATCACAATACCACCTCTTAGAGAGAGAACAGAAGATATTCCAAAATTATCCATAGAATTCTTACAAAGAATTACTAAAAAATATAATAAAAATATTATTGAATTTTCTCCAGAAGTCTTAAATATTTTTTTAAAATATCCATGGCCAGGAAATATAAGAGAGCTACAAAATGCTATAGAAACAGCTGTTGTATTATCTAATACAACTATCATCACCAAAGATTTCCTTCCTCAACATTTGAATACATTATAA
- the murD gene encoding UDP-N-acetylmuramoyl-L-alanine--D-glutamate ligase, giving the protein MYLILGFTNRTSYLLACYLLQNKKEKLVIVDQQNTINQQDMLLELSKLGTVYNELGSQEVTLLDKYPIQKIFISPGVPRSISLIQKALSLGIEILNDIEYFYREFPDRTYIAVTGTDGKTTVTTWLGDTIATEKPVVLVGNIGIPIFEYADLYYQDHIFVVELSSFQLESIQQFHPHIAVITNIHADHLDRYDDINHYASIKKNIFTNQNATDLALINKDNNYTHSFAIDINADIKYFSLIKETNWYYKDKKIYTDNKVFINTKDLKVVGIHNFQNAIIVSIIASALGISQNNIYKALTEFQGVAHRLEFVDNKNGVLFYNDSKSTTVQSLKLAIQSFNRPILLLAGGRSKGMDFSEIRDIIKQSTKKIFVFGELAEELSRVWYDSESYVCKTLEEAFDMALLYAEEQDIVLLSPGGTSFDEFTSYIERGNFFINLVKNK; this is encoded by the coding sequence ATGTACTTAATATTGGGTTTTACAAATAGAACCTCTTATCTATTAGCGTGTTATTTGTTACAAAATAAAAAAGAAAAACTTGTTATTGTCGATCAACAAAACACCATAAATCAGCAAGATATGTTACTAGAATTATCTAAGCTTGGCACAGTTTATAATGAGCTAGGCAGTCAAGAAGTGACTCTTTTAGACAAATATCCTATACAAAAAATATTTATTAGTCCTGGAGTTCCACGGTCTATTTCATTGATTCAAAAAGCATTATCTCTGGGAATAGAGATTCTTAATGACATAGAATATTTTTATCGAGAATTTCCTGATAGAACTTATATCGCTGTAACAGGAACAGATGGAAAAACAACAGTTACAACATGGTTAGGGGATACTATTGCTACAGAAAAACCTGTTGTATTGGTTGGAAATATAGGAATTCCGATATTTGAATATGCTGATCTTTATTATCAAGATCATATTTTTGTAGTAGAATTATCGAGTTTTCAATTGGAATCTATACAACAATTTCACCCTCATATCGCTGTTATTACTAATATTCATGCGGATCATTTAGATCGTTATGATGATATAAATCACTATGCATCAATTAAAAAAAATATATTTACGAATCAAAATGCAACAGATCTAGCTCTTATAAATAAAGATAATAACTATACTCATTCTTTTGCTATAGATATCAATGCTGATATCAAATATTTTTCATTAATTAAAGAAACAAATTGGTATTATAAAGATAAAAAAATATATACAGATAATAAAGTATTCATTAATACCAAAGATTTGAAAGTTGTAGGAATCCATAATTTTCAAAACGCTATTATTGTATCAATAATAGCTTCGGCCTTGGGTATTAGTCAAAATAATATCTATAAAGCATTAACAGAATTTCAAGGGGTTGCTCATCGTTTGGAATTTGTAGATAATAAAAATGGTGTATTATTTTATAATGATTCTAAGTCTACTACCGTACAATCTCTTAAATTAGCGATACAATCTTTTAATAGACCGATATTATTACTTGCTGGTGGAAGATCCAAAGGAATGGATTTTAGTGAAATTAGAGATATCATCAAACAAAGCACTAAAAAAATTTTTGTTTTTGGAGAATTAGCAGAAGAGCTTTCCAGAGTATGGTATGATTCAGAATCTTATGTATGTAAGACATTAGAAGAAGCTTTCGATATGGCATTGTTATATGCAGAAGAGCAAGATATTGTATTACTCTCTCCTGGAGGGACTTCGTTTGATGAGTTCACTTCTTATATAGAGAGAGGGAATTTTTTTATAAACTTAGTTAAAAACAAATAA
- a CDS encoding TolC family protein, producing MLKSLLNGCLLSMILMSVNIYSQELPKSLFPNQEIYDIDMLLKRAANLENEVPTDAPQITNQWSLQDVIDMALLNNLLLAQAKKDLDSAQALYTGSIQDFYVPNLSTTVGASVRDLFTTSKNKLDIAATSLGFNMDISVPSIVLSKTIFNGFANLYAYRIAKENYLNIQNTYSNKMREIVYESTIRYYDQFLKQEEVKVSLERLQQLKNQLNQAEINYNNGRVSDFDVSLSRSQFYSAQPTYFTAEKNRLFSKEDFYRYIGYALESDTMIELEGDLLQVTNIVFSKFDENASLEYVFSNDTAIASLRANYNNAKSQKGQANAIRLPKVNVQFDYTPSWGRDVAIGSFGESSYNGSYGVSASVQIPLLEWIPGTGVASKVKSAQANIVKSQYALLDAEEQKIIQIKNVLLHIRELNQSVNAFRSSEEQAKRASDIAQEQYRFGRISLLELNQAQVDYVDAKKNLLLSVYNELNAKLILQQAINDLPSFLAEVAKIQK from the coding sequence ATGTTAAAATCTTTACTTAATGGTTGTTTACTTAGTATGATTTTGATGAGTGTTAATATATATTCTCAAGAATTACCAAAATCTTTATTTCCAAATCAAGAAATCTACGATATAGATATGTTACTTAAAAGAGCTGCTAATTTAGAAAATGAAGTCCCCACAGATGCTCCCCAAATAACAAATCAATGGTCATTACAAGATGTTATTGATATGGCTTTGTTAAACAATTTATTATTAGCACAAGCAAAAAAAGATTTAGATAGTGCCCAAGCATTGTATACAGGATCTATTCAAGATTTCTATGTCCCTAATTTATCCACAACTGTTGGTGCAAGTGTCCGAGATCTATTTACTACTTCCAAAAACAAACTCGATATTGCAGCAACATCCTTAGGTTTTAATATGGATATATCTGTACCTTCTATAGTATTATCAAAAACTATTTTTAACGGCTTTGCAAATCTCTATGCGTACCGTATTGCAAAAGAAAATTATCTTAATATTCAAAATACTTATTCAAATAAAATGAGAGAAATAGTGTACGAAAGTACTATACGTTATTATGATCAATTTCTAAAACAAGAAGAAGTGAAAGTATCTTTAGAGCGATTGCAACAGTTGAAAAATCAATTAAATCAAGCTGAAATTAACTATAATAATGGTAGAGTATCAGATTTTGATGTATCTCTTTCTCGTTCACAATTTTATTCAGCACAACCAACATATTTCACAGCAGAAAAAAACAGACTTTTTTCTAAAGAAGATTTTTATCGTTATATTGGCTATGCTTTAGAATCTGATACGATGATAGAATTAGAAGGCGATCTTCTTCAAGTAACTAATATCGTTTTTTCTAAATTTGATGAAAACGCTTCTTTAGAGTATGTTTTTTCTAATGATACGGCAATAGCTAGTTTAAGAGCTAATTACAATAATGCCAAAAGTCAAAAGGGACAAGCGAATGCAATCCGTTTACCAAAAGTAAATGTTCAATTTGATTATACCCCATCATGGGGTAGGGATGTCGCTATTGGAAGTTTTGGCGAATCATCTTATAATGGTTCTTATGGAGTATCAGCATCTGTCCAAATTCCATTGTTGGAATGGATTCCAGGCACTGGGGTGGCTTCTAAAGTGAAATCGGCTCAAGCAAATATTGTTAAATCTCAATACGCTTTATTAGATGCAGAGGAACAAAAAATTATACAAATTAAAAATGTTCTCTTACATATTAGAGAACTAAATCAAAGTGTGAATGCTTTTAGAAGTAGTGAAGAGCAGGCAAAAAGAGCTTCAGATATTGCTCAAGAACAATATCGATTTGGTCGTATTTCTTTATTAGAATTAAATCAAGCACAAGTAGATTATGTTGATGCCAAGAAGAATCTCTTATTATCTGTATATAATGAATTAAATGCTAAATTAATTTTACAACAAGCGATTAATGATTTACCTTCTTTCTTAGCAGAAGTTGCAAAAATACAAAAATAA
- a CDS encoding efflux RND transporter periplasmic adaptor subunit has product MKISKSKIIMIIIIISIILLAVYRIVSNSQMGKKSGKGMDNRTTVLVQKATSGSLQRFLDLYGELKAYNEVALTSPVTGKVLRFNRLEGDAVRRNQSVVSIDRFEVGARYAAAPVASPVNGVVTRILVSEGADVTIGTSVAMVGNINILEAIIQVPESSAPEVKIGQKVYFKARAIPNRIFEGVITRRDLSLNPETRSLTVRANIPNKDHLLFSGIFAESFVFIEEATNVYVIPESALAKTKEGQDAIFINENEIAVLRPVEISLRYRDKVAISSGINEGDEMIVFGREYLSDGAPIRPLPQVSEDTNVTENIKPPSDENQTNK; this is encoded by the coding sequence ATGAAGATATCTAAGTCAAAAATAATAATGATAATTATTATTATTAGTATTATTTTATTAGCAGTGTATAGAATTGTTTCAAATAGCCAAATGGGTAAAAAATCTGGCAAAGGAATGGATAATAGAACAACCGTTCTTGTTCAAAAAGCTACATCAGGATCATTACAACGATTTTTAGATCTATATGGCGAATTGAAAGCATATAACGAAGTTGCTTTGACTTCTCCTGTTACAGGCAAGGTTTTGCGTTTTAACAGATTGGAAGGCGATGCTGTTCGTCGTAATCAATCAGTAGTTTCTATTGATAGATTTGAAGTTGGAGCTCGTTATGCTGCAGCACCTGTAGCAAGTCCTGTTAATGGGGTAGTAACTCGTATTTTGGTATCTGAAGGAGCTGATGTTACTATTGGAACTTCCGTGGCTATGGTTGGTAATATCAATATATTAGAAGCCATTATTCAAGTACCAGAGTCTTCTGCTCCAGAAGTGAAAATTGGACAAAAAGTATATTTCAAAGCTAGAGCTATTCCAAATCGTATTTTTGAAGGGGTAATTACAAGACGAGATCTTTCTCTAAATCCTGAAACTAGATCTCTTACTGTAAGAGCTAATATACCAAATAAAGATCATCTATTATTCTCTGGAATATTTGCTGAAAGTTTTGTTTTTATTGAAGAAGCAACTAATGTTTATGTGATACCAGAATCAGCATTAGCAAAAACCAAAGAAGGTCAAGATGCTATTTTTATCAATGAAAATGAAATAGCTGTGTTAAGACCTGTTGAAATTTCTTTACGCTACAGAGATAAAGTTGCTATTTCTTCTGGAATCAACGAAGGTGATGAAATGATTGTCTTTGGTCGTGAATATTTAAGTGATGGTGCTCCTATTAGACCTTTACCACAAGTGTCAGAAGACACTAATGTTACGGAAAATATAAAACCGCCCTCTGATGAAAATCAAACAAACAAATAA
- a CDS encoding efflux RND transporter permease subunit — protein MSIIETSVKKPVAMSMLLSIVMAVGIVASLRLPVDFLPDIETPVLTISTDYTGAGPEEVEVSVTRPLESVLSTVENLDEITSTSMEGNSAVRLEFAWGSDLDQAMFNVREKIDIVRNNLPSEADSPQIFKFSTDMIPVMGLLMSGIDDLATAYDLAENQIKKSLEQIPGVGQVKVSGGIQTEVHIELTQNRLQAYNIDAETIAQIVSANDVSTAGGYVYQGAYKFGIRTDGELKTLEDFRNIVIAYRAGSPILLKDIAEIYYGGNEDNSRMFVTSLDIEDESDILTGRGAVIIEITKSSGANTVEVERLVQQHLKELKKTLPPSVAISEMYNTAETINESMANVRSSGLQGGLFALLIIFFYLWDWRSLLVIGLSIPTSIIVTFIAMLAADTSFNIISMAGLTLAVGMMVDSSIVVLENIFRHRSEGQGKIKASINGAEEVGLAITASTLTTIAVFLPILFVEGLMAQLFKDLVITVVVGLLASLLISITLVPMLCSILIKEVHMEGFSSDEEDIIPEYKRKNMRFNDKILHDIDVVYKHALEWCIMHKKIVVYGGNIVVIVLLLFFTNILAKEYMPANDDGQFSVNLTYPLGTKYEYNESLSREILKEVRNVIGKDLELIGLQIKEKKGFFGSILEHKSKMRVTLVSRTERKETVNQIVEKVRVVLAKYPVKSFLSVGGGIGGGHGGEAIEIQIQGNDLEVSSKVAEQLLVLLEGIQGIDNPRNTSDGGVPEIVLRPNRIALAQAGLSPVTLFNTIRTAFGGRVATTILGTTGNDIDVRVRVSDKDRYSIDSLLNLNIPISSGTSVPFRTLVDANQRLGPAEIERADSIRILKIKAATTGIYEKDTTGAVTAIRKVITEKLFIPSGVNVVFKGDAEETQESMIALLLAFFVAIFVVYALMAAQFESYIAPLVIMISVPFGALGSMILLFFTGHSLNVYSAIGVVILVGIVINNGIVLIDYINTLLAQKIPEDQAAIIAGVRRIRPVCMTTFTTILGMFPMALGLGEGGDTYAPLATSVIGGLVLSTFFTLLVVPTAYAGIRKRFPLIIRED, from the coding sequence ATGTCTATTATAGAAACATCGGTCAAAAAACCTGTTGCTATGTCTATGCTCCTATCTATAGTCATGGCTGTAGGAATAGTTGCTTCTCTTAGATTGCCTGTAGATTTTTTACCAGATATTGAAACACCTGTATTGACGATTAGTACTGATTATACAGGAGCAGGTCCTGAAGAAGTAGAAGTATCTGTTACTAGACCTTTAGAAAGTGTGCTATCTACTGTAGAAAATCTTGATGAGATTACTTCTACATCAATGGAAGGTAACTCAGCAGTTCGTTTAGAATTTGCATGGGGATCAGATTTGGATCAAGCTATGTTTAATGTTCGTGAAAAAATTGATATTGTTAGAAATAATCTTCCAAGTGAAGCCGATTCTCCTCAAATTTTTAAATTTTCTACAGATATGATTCCAGTAATGGGACTATTAATGTCTGGTATTGATGATCTAGCTACGGCTTATGATTTAGCCGAAAATCAAATTAAAAAATCATTAGAACAAATTCCTGGCGTTGGTCAAGTAAAAGTTTCTGGTGGTATTCAAACAGAAGTACATATTGAGTTAACTCAAAATAGACTTCAAGCTTATAATATTGATGCTGAAACAATAGCTCAAATCGTAAGTGCAAATGATGTTTCTACTGCTGGTGGTTATGTTTATCAAGGTGCTTATAAATTTGGTATTCGTACGGATGGAGAATTAAAAACATTAGAAGATTTTAGAAATATTGTTATAGCTTATAGAGCTGGATCTCCAATATTACTTAAAGATATTGCTGAAATTTATTATGGTGGAAATGAAGATAATTCAAGAATGTTTGTTACAAGTCTAGATATCGAAGATGAATCTGATATCTTAACTGGTCGTGGAGCTGTTATTATTGAAATCACTAAATCATCAGGAGCAAATACTGTTGAAGTAGAAAGATTAGTACAACAACATCTTAAAGAGCTAAAAAAGACTCTTCCACCTTCTGTAGCAATTTCAGAAATGTATAATACTGCAGAAACTATTAATGAATCAATGGCTAATGTTAGATCTTCAGGTTTACAAGGTGGTTTATTTGCACTATTAATTATTTTCTTTTATCTTTGGGATTGGAGATCATTATTAGTAATTGGACTTTCTATTCCAACTTCTATCATAGTTACTTTTATTGCAATGTTAGCAGCCGATACAAGTTTTAATATTATTTCTATGGCTGGATTAACATTGGCTGTAGGTATGATGGTTGACTCTTCTATTGTAGTATTAGAAAATATTTTTCGACATAGATCTGAAGGACAGGGTAAAATCAAAGCTTCTATTAATGGAGCTGAAGAAGTTGGTTTAGCAATCACAGCATCAACACTTACAACAATAGCTGTTTTTCTTCCTATTTTATTTGTTGAAGGATTGATGGCTCAATTGTTTAAAGATCTTGTTATTACCGTTGTTGTTGGTTTATTAGCTTCCTTATTAATTTCTATTACTCTTGTACCTATGTTATGCTCTATATTGATCAAAGAAGTTCATATGGAAGGATTTTCTTCAGATGAAGAAGATATAATTCCAGAATACAAAAGAAAAAATATGCGTTTTAATGATAAAATTCTTCATGATATTGATGTGGTTTACAAACATGCATTAGAATGGTGTATAATGCATAAAAAAATAGTAGTGTATGGGGGTAATATAGTTGTTATTGTTTTATTACTCTTTTTCACAAATATTTTAGCAAAAGAATATATGCCAGCTAATGATGATGGTCAATTTTCTGTTAATTTGACTTATCCTTTAGGTACAAAATATGAATATAATGAGTCTCTTTCTCGTGAAATTTTAAAAGAAGTTAGAAATGTTATAGGGAAAGATTTGGAACTTATTGGTTTACAAATAAAAGAGAAAAAAGGATTTTTTGGTTCTATTTTAGAGCACAAATCAAAAATGAGAGTAACTCTTGTTTCTCGTACAGAGAGAAAAGAGACAGTTAATCAAATTGTTGAAAAAGTAAGAGTTGTTCTTGCTAAATATCCTGTTAAAAGTTTCTTGTCTGTCGGTGGCGGTATAGGCGGTGGTCATGGTGGGGAAGCTATTGAAATTCAAATTCAAGGTAATGACTTGGAAGTTAGTTCGAAAGTGGCAGAACAATTATTGGTATTACTTGAAGGAATTCAAGGAATTGATAATCCTAGAAACACTTCAGATGGCGGAGTTCCTGAAATTGTATTAAGACCTAATAGAATAGCATTAGCACAAGCTGGTCTATCACCTGTTACTCTATTTAATACGATACGAACAGCTTTTGGTGGTCGTGTAGCAACTACTATCTTAGGTACTACTGGTAATGATATAGATGTGCGTGTGCGTGTTAGTGATAAAGATAGATATTCTATTGATTCATTATTGAATCTTAATATTCCGATTTCATCAGGGACATCAGTACCTTTTAGAACATTAGTAGATGCAAATCAACGTTTGGGTCCAGCAGAGATCGAAAGAGCAGATTCTATTCGTATCCTAAAAATAAAAGCAGCTACTACAGGAATCTATGAAAAAGATACAACAGGTGCTGTTACTGCCATTCGTAAAGTGATCACTGAAAAATTATTTATTCCTTCTGGTGTGAATGTGGTATTTAAAGGTGATGCAGAAGAAACTCAGGAAAGTATGATAGCTTTATTACTAGCGTTCTTTGTAGCTATTTTTGTAGTTTATGCCTTAATGGCAGCACAATTTGAATCTTATATTGCTCCTTTAGTAATTATGATTTCTGTTCCTTTTGGAGCATTAGGTTCTATGATTTTGTTATTTTTTACAGGACATTCTTTAAATGTATATTCTGCTATTGGAGTTGTTATTCTAGTAGGTATTGTTATTAACAATGGTATTGTTCTAATTGACTATATTAATACATTATTAGCACAAAAAATACCTGAAGATCAAGCTGCAATTATCGCTGGAGTTCGAAGAATTCGACCTGTATGTATGACTACTTTTACTACAATTTTGGGAATGTTTCCTATGGCTTTGGGGCTTGGGGAAGGTGGTGACACTTATGCTCCTCTTGCAACTTCAGTTATTGGAGGATTGGTTCTTTCGACATTCTTTACTCTTCTAGTTGTTCCCACAGCTTATGCTGGAATTAGAAAACGATTTCCTCTTATAATTAGAGAAGATTAA